GTCTACATTGCCGCCGCCCTGATCATCAGCGTTAGCGCCCTGACCACCGGCTTCGGTTTCGCCATGCTGGGTGGCAAGCTGCTCGACAACACCGCGCGTCAGCCGGAAATGAGCGACCAGCTGCAGACCCGTACCTTCATCATGGCCGGCCTGCTCGACGCCGTGCCGATGATCGGCGTTGGTATTGCGATGTACCTGATCTTCGTCGTTGCCGGTTAATGGCCCAACCGAGCGCCTCTAGGGCGCTCGGTTCGCTTCTACCCGGTCGCCACGAACCAGTCAGAGGTACTTACCCGTGAATATCAACATGACGCTTATCGGGCAGACGATCGCCTTTGCGATCTTTGTCTGGTTCTGCATCAAGTACGTGTGGCCGCCGATCAGCTCTGCGCTTCACGAGCGCCAGAAGAAGATCGCCGACGGCCTCGACGCGGCCAGCCGTGCGTCACGTGACCTCGAGCTCGCTCAAGAACAGGCGTCTCAGACCCTGCGCGAAGCCAAGGAGCAGTCCTCACAGATCCTCGAGCAGGCCAACAAGCGTGCCTCGCAGATCGTCGAGGAAGCTCGCGAGCAGGCTCGCTCAGAGGGCGAGCGCCTGGTGGCCAGCGCCCGCGCCGAGATCGATCAGGAGATCAATCGCGCCAAGGAAGAGCTTCGCGCTCAGGTGTCGCGCCTCGCGATCGTGGGTGCCGAGCGTGTTCTGGAAGCCTCCATCGACGAAAAGGCACACCGCAAGCTGGTCGACAAGCTTGCTGCCGAACTGTGAGGAGGTGATCCATGGCGGAAACATCTACCGTCGCACGGCCCTACGCCAAGGCGGCGTTCGAGTATGCGCGTGATCACAAGGCGCTGGATGCCTGGTCCGAGATGCTGGGCACCCTGGGCCAGGTCATGGCCAACCGGGACGTCCAGGCACTCGTTGCCAGTCCGAAGCTCACCCACGAGCGCAAGGTGGCGCTGCTGGTCGATGTGGCCGACATCAAGGTGGACGACGCGGCGCGTCGTTTCCTCGATGAGCTGGCCGACCAGCGTCGCCTGCCGGCGCTGGCCGCCATCGCCGGGCAGTTCGAGCGGCTGCGTGCCGACCACGAGCAGCGCGTCGACGTGACCGTGGTGTCGGCCTTCGAACTCGACGCCAAGCAGCAGCAGAAGCTCGCCGGTGCGCTCAAGAAGCGCCTGAATCGCGAAATCTCCATTACCACTCAGGTGGATCCCAGGCTTCTCGGTGGCGTGATCCTGCGCGCCGGCGACACCGTCATCGACGGGTCGGTGCGCGGTCGATTGAACCGCCTCGCCGAAGCCCTTACCGCCTGAGTCTGAGGGACATGGCATGCAGCAACTGAATCCTTCCGAGATCAGCGACATCATCAAGCAGCGTATCGAAAAGCTTGACGTCGCATCCGAAGCCCGTAATCAGGGCACCATCGTCAGCGTCTCCGACGGCATCGTGAAGATCCACGGGCTCGAGGATGCGATGTTCGGTGAGATGATCGAATTCCCCGGCAGCATCTTCGGCATGGTGCTCAACCTCGAGCGCGACTCCGTGGGCGCCGTGGTGCTGGGCGACTACCTGCAGCTGGAAGAGGGCATGACCGCCAGCTGTACCGGCCGCATCCTCGAGGTGCCGGTGGGCCCCGAGCTGAAGGGTCGCGTGGTGGATGCCCTGGGCAACCCCATCGATGGCAAGGGCGACATCGACGCCAAGCTTACCGACGCGGTGGAAAAGGTCGCCCCGGGCGTCATCACCCGTCAGTCGGTGGACCAGCCGATCCAGACCGGCTTCAAGTCCATCGACGCCATGGTGCCGATCGGTCGCGGCCAGCGTGAGCTGATCATCGGCGACCGCCAGATCGGCAAGTCGGCCATCGCCGTCGATGCGATCATCAACCAGAAGGGCAAAGGCGTCACCTGTATCTACGTCGCCATTGGCCAGAAGCAGTCCACCATCGCCAACGTGGTGCGCAAGCTCGAAGAGCACGGTGCCATGGAGCACACCATCGTGGTCGCCGCCGGCGCAGCCGACCCGGCCCCGATGCAGTTCCTGGCGCCCTATGCCGGCTGCACCATGGGCGAGTACTTCCGCGACCGCGGCGAAGACGCCCTGATCGTCTACGACGACCTCACCAAGCAGGCCTGGGCCTACCGTCAGGTCTCCCTGCTGCTGCGTCGTCCGCCGGGCCGTGAAGCCTACCCGGGTGATGTCTTCTACCTCCACTCTCGCCTGCTGGAGCGCGCCGCGCGCGTCAACCCCGAGTACGTCGAGAAGTTCACCAACGGTGAAGTGAAGGGCAAGACCGGCTCGCTGACCGCGCTGCCGATCATCGAGACCCAGGGGGGCGACGTCTCCGCCTTCGTTCCGACCAACGTGATCTCGATCACCGACGGTCAGATCTTCCTGGAGACCGACCTGTTCAACTCGGGCATCCGTCCGGCCATCAACGCCGGTCTGTCGGTTTCCCGCGTGGGTGGTTCGGCCCAGACCAAGATCATCAAGAAGCTTGGCGGCGGTGTGCGTCTGGCGCTCGCCCAGTACCGCGAGCTGGCGGCCTTCTCCCAGTGCGCCTCGGACCTGGACGAGTCCACCCGCAAGCAGCTCGAGCACGGTCAGCGCGTCACCGAGCTGATGAAGCAGAAGCAGTACTCGCCGCTCTCCGTGGCCGAGATGGGGCTGTCTCTGTACGCGGCCAACGAGGGCCATCTGGATGACGTCGACGTCAGCAAGGTACTGGACTTCGAGCGTGCCCTGCACGACTTCATGAAGTCCGAGTACGCCGAGCTGCTCGACAAGATCAACCAGACCGGCGACTACAACGACGAGATCCAGCAAGGGCTGAAAGAGGGTCTCGAGAAGTTCAAGGCCACTCAGAGCTGGTAAGCCTGGAGGCCCGCCCGCCGAGGGCGGGCCCGGGAACTGTCTGAGGGCCACGAACGGAGTAGATCGCTATGGCAGCTGCAAAAGAGATTCGCACCCAGATCGGGAGCATCAAGAACACGCAGAAGATCACCAGCGCCATGGAAATGGTCGCTGCGTCGAAGATGCGCAAGGCTCAGGACCTGATGAAGGCCAGCCAGCCCTATGCGCGTCAGATCCGCAACGTCGTTGCCCATATTGCCGATGCCAACCCCGAGTACAAGCACGACTACATGGTCGAGCGGGACGTCGAGCGCGTGGGCTATATCGTGGTCTCCACTGACCGCGGCCTGTGCGGCGGCTTGAACGTCAACCTGTTCAAGGCGGTGCTCAAGGACTCGATGGCGTGGCGTGGCGAGGGCGCCGAGCTGGATTTCTGCGCGCTGGGTTCCAAGGCTGGCGGCTTCTTCAAGAACTACGGGGGCAACCTCGTGGCGGCGAAGAGCGGCCTGGGCGAGTCGCCCGAGGTCGAGGACCTGATCGGTAGCGTCAAGGTCATGCTGGAAGCCTATGACGAGGGGCGCCTGGATCGCCTGTACGTGGTGTATAACGAGTTCGTCAACACCATGACCCAGAAGCCGGTGGTCCGTCAGCTTCTGCCCTTGTCTGCGGACATGGGCATGGATGACTCCCACGAACAATCCGGTCCCGTATACACCTGGGACTACCTGTATGAGCCGGATGCCAAGGCGCTGCTGGATAGCCTGCTGGTTCGTTTCATCGAATCCCAGGTGTACCAGGCGGTGGTCGAGAACGCGGCGTGCGAGCAGGCCGCGCGGATGATCGCCATGAAGAATGCCACCGACAACGCCGGCGGCCTGATCGACGACCTGGAGATGATCTACAACAAGGCTCGCCAGGCCGCGATCACCCAGGAAATTTCCGAGATCGTCGGGGGCGCCGCCGCCGTATAGCGCCGGGGAGGGCGTGGCCCTCCCGGCACACAGGCTTCATAGGCAGGTTATTTAGAGGATCGCAAGATGAGCGGACGTATCGTACAAATCATCGGCGCGGTGATTGACGTAGAGTTTCCGCGGGACGACGTTCCCAAGGTCTACGACGCGCTGAACGTCTCGAACTCCGAGACCGTGCTCGAGGTCCAGCAGCAGCTGGGCGACGGCGTGGTGCGCACCATCGCCATGGGCTCCACCGAGGGCCTGAAGCGCGGCATGGAAACCGTCAACACCGGTGCCGCCATCTCCGTGCCGGTCGGCAAGGAGACCCTGGGTCGCATCATGGACGTGCTGGGCCGCCCCATCGACGAGGCCGGCG
The Halomonas alkalicola DNA segment above includes these coding regions:
- the atpE gene encoding F0F1 ATP synthase subunit C, which produces MEIVYIAAALIISVSALTTGFGFAMLGGKLLDNTARQPEMSDQLQTRTFIMAGLLDAVPMIGVGIAMYLIFVVAG
- a CDS encoding F0F1 ATP synthase subunit B, which codes for MNINMTLIGQTIAFAIFVWFCIKYVWPPISSALHERQKKIADGLDAASRASRDLELAQEQASQTLREAKEQSSQILEQANKRASQIVEEAREQARSEGERLVASARAEIDQEINRAKEELRAQVSRLAIVGAERVLEASIDEKAHRKLVDKLAAEL
- a CDS encoding F0F1 ATP synthase subunit delta produces the protein MAETSTVARPYAKAAFEYARDHKALDAWSEMLGTLGQVMANRDVQALVASPKLTHERKVALLVDVADIKVDDAARRFLDELADQRRLPALAAIAGQFERLRADHEQRVDVTVVSAFELDAKQQQKLAGALKKRLNREISITTQVDPRLLGGVILRAGDTVIDGSVRGRLNRLAEALTA
- the atpA gene encoding F0F1 ATP synthase subunit alpha → MQQLNPSEISDIIKQRIEKLDVASEARNQGTIVSVSDGIVKIHGLEDAMFGEMIEFPGSIFGMVLNLERDSVGAVVLGDYLQLEEGMTASCTGRILEVPVGPELKGRVVDALGNPIDGKGDIDAKLTDAVEKVAPGVITRQSVDQPIQTGFKSIDAMVPIGRGQRELIIGDRQIGKSAIAVDAIINQKGKGVTCIYVAIGQKQSTIANVVRKLEEHGAMEHTIVVAAGAADPAPMQFLAPYAGCTMGEYFRDRGEDALIVYDDLTKQAWAYRQVSLLLRRPPGREAYPGDVFYLHSRLLERAARVNPEYVEKFTNGEVKGKTGSLTALPIIETQGGDVSAFVPTNVISITDGQIFLETDLFNSGIRPAINAGLSVSRVGGSAQTKIIKKLGGGVRLALAQYRELAAFSQCASDLDESTRKQLEHGQRVTELMKQKQYSPLSVAEMGLSLYAANEGHLDDVDVSKVLDFERALHDFMKSEYAELLDKINQTGDYNDEIQQGLKEGLEKFKATQSW
- the atpG gene encoding F0F1 ATP synthase subunit gamma encodes the protein MAAAKEIRTQIGSIKNTQKITSAMEMVAASKMRKAQDLMKASQPYARQIRNVVAHIADANPEYKHDYMVERDVERVGYIVVSTDRGLCGGLNVNLFKAVLKDSMAWRGEGAELDFCALGSKAGGFFKNYGGNLVAAKSGLGESPEVEDLIGSVKVMLEAYDEGRLDRLYVVYNEFVNTMTQKPVVRQLLPLSADMGMDDSHEQSGPVYTWDYLYEPDAKALLDSLLVRFIESQVYQAVVENAACEQAARMIAMKNATDNAGGLIDDLEMIYNKARQAAITQEISEIVGGAAAV